The window TCTGCCATAATAGATTCACGGTAAGCACAATATGCTCCTTCCCATTCTCCCTACTCCTTGCCTCCTTCAGCTCTCCCCACCAATGCCAGAAATTATTCCTGAATCCCTCAAGGCCATCCCATTGCACAGGAGCAGCTTTCCATATTGCTCTAGCATTACTACAAAAAAAGAACAAGTGTTCCAGCGTCTCAGCACTTTCACCACAACACTTGCATAAATGGTCACCTTTCCCACACTTATCCCTAATCACAGAGTTGACTGGTAATATTCCTCGTAGACACTTCCACACGAAGTGTTTCAGCTTATTCTTCATGTTTAGTGACCATAGGAACTGCCAACTATGTGACTGTCCTTCTCTACTACTACTTGCTTCTAACCTCCTTCTACCCGTACGTCTCCTTCTTTTACTTTCCTTAGCCACTCTGTACCCAGACTTAACAGCATACTCTCCTGTGCTAGAGTTCGCCCAATAGATCCTATCTTTCACCTTTTGTACACTTAGTGGTATCCGCATGATTTTCCTTCTATCCGACTCCTCAAATTCCTGTGCCAGCAAGTCCTCATCCCACTCTCCTTGTTTGATCAGATCGCACACTTTCACCACTCTACTTCCCAGCTTCTGTTGTGATTCTACTCTGCCCCCCTCCGCATCAGGAAGCCATCTATCCTCCCAAATATTGATTGTTTCACCATCCCCCACCCGCTTCCTTAGGCCTAGTTCCAGCACCCCCCTCGCACTAAGTAGACTTTTCCAACACCATGAGTCTGTGTTTTTCTGTTGCGCCTCCCAAATTGGCTGCCTTGGAAAATATCTAGCTTTCAAGACTGCGCTCAGCAATAAGTTGGGCTTCATCAGAATCCTCCACAACTGTTTTGCCAGTAATGCTAAGTTGAAATCTTGCAAGTCTCTAAAGTCTAATCCCCCTTCAGATTTTGGTTCAGCCATCTTGCTCCAGCTAATCCAATGAATTCTTCTCTCATCCTCCTTCTGTCCCCACCAAAACTTAGCCATTTCAGAGCAAATATTCTTACACAGTTGGATAGGTAACTTGCAGCTGGACATCACATAGGCAGGAAGGGCCATTACCACCGACTTCAACAAAACCTCCTTACCTGCTTGGCTCAACAACTTCTCCTTCCAGCCCCTAAGTCTATTCACTATCCTTTGTCTGACGAAGTCAAAAATCTGCCTCTTTGATCTGCCTATAACCAGTGGTAGCCCCAGATATCTACTCTGTTGAACCTGCTTCATGCCACTGGGCTCTTTAAGCACCTCTTCCTTTGTTCTTTCCGCCACATTCCTACTGAAAAAGATAGATGATTTCTCTATGTTTATAAGCTGTCCAGAAGCTCCACCATAGATTTCCAATATTCGCACAAGCTGCTGCACCTCATTGGCTCTAGCTTTACAAAACATCAAGGAATCATCTGCAAAAAAGAGGTGAGACAACCTAGGAGCTCCTTTAGCAATTTTTAGACTAGTCATTTTCCCCGTCCTGTTGGCCTGATTTAATAGAGTAGAAAAGCCTTCAGCACATATCAGAAAAAGATAAGGAGAAAGGGGATCCCCCTGTCTTAACCCTCTAGTTGGTTTAATATACCCTCTCTTCTCACCATTGATATTAATAGAGTAAGTAACACTAGAAACACACTCCATGATCCACTGAATCCATTTTGGACAAAAACCCATCTTCTGCATTACTTTAGCCAAAAAAACCCATTCTACTCTATCATACGCCTTAGACATGTCTAGTTTGATAGCTACAAAATCATCTTTTCCAGTTCGTTTATTCTTAAGAAAGTGAATGGCCTCATGAGCAAGAAGAACATTATCCAGAATTTGCCTCCCAGGCACAAAAGCAGACTGAGAGGGACTAATACAAAGACTAAGCATATTTTTGAATCTGTTAATCAGAACTTTGGAAATGACCTTATAAATGACGTTGCATAAGCTAATAGGtctaaaatcagtaatcaaatttgGGGCATCAATTTTGGGGATGAGACTAATCATAGTTTCATTGATAGACTTAAGAAGATGACCAGAATGAAAGAAGCTTTGGACTGCCAGAACCACATCCTCCCTAATAATATCCCAAAACTTTTGGAAAAAGACAGGGGACATACCGTCTGGTCCAGGGGACTTGTTAGGGTGCATGGAATAGACAGCCGAGCTGATCTCTTGTTCTGAGACTGGCCTTATCAGCATCCTGTTCATATCAGCAGATATAGTCGGTAAGATCCCCTCCAAGATGTCATTGAATCCACAAGGATGATCTGATGTAAACAGCTGTTGGAAGTACTCCACCACTTCCCTACTGATCTCCTCCTCATTACTACACCAGTCCCCATTCCTCCCCTTCAGCCCATTGATCTTATTCTGCCTTCTTCGACTTATCACGCTAGCATGGAAAAAGCTAGTGTTCTTATCACCCTCCTTGAGCCACTGAGCTTTAACCTTTTGACTCCAATAAATCTCCTCCCTTTTATAAGCATCTGCTAATTTCCTTTTAAGTCCAGCCACCTTGGTTTTCCACCCACTTGAACTACTCTCCCTTACTGCTTTAATTTCCTCTTTAATCTGGTCAATGCATCTCTTCGAGttcatatttaaatttttactCCAACTTAGAAGATTCATTCGAACCTGTTTTATTTTATCAACCACCTTAAATAAACGTGATCCCTGCTGACTGGTCTTCCACGCATCCTTTATAACCTCTCCAATGTCTTCCTGTAACAGCCACCTTCTATCAAACATAAACCTCCTCTTCCTTATCCTTCTAGCAGGAGAAGTGTCTAAGAGTAGTGCACAGTGATCCGAAGCTTCAGTCTCAATATGACTACACTTAGCCCCTTCGAAATTAGCACACCATTGTTTAGTCCCCAAAATCCTATCGATTCGCTCCTTGACCTCCCCCTTTTTTCCCCAATTATTACACCAACTCCAAGGTACCCCCTCAAACCCAATATCAAGCAGCTCgttattattaataaaattgttGAAGGTTACAAAACTACTCTCAGGCCTGACCCTACCCTTCCATTTTTCCCCATTAGATTTTATATCATTTAAATCTCCCAAAATTACCCAACAATTACCCCAAATGCTCTTCCTCCTCTCAATAACATTCCACTGCTACTCCCTTACTCTATCATCAGTACTAGCATAAGTGCATATACACCACCAATCCCTTTGCCCTTCACAACCAGCAATAAGTAATTCAATAGTAAAACTCGTAAATAGGATAGTTTTCACCTGGATTTCCTTCTTCCAGATAACTGCCAAGCCCCCCGCTATGCCCACTGGATCCACTACAAAAAGATGGTCGAATTTCACCCATTGCTTAACACTATTCATAtagctcttcttttttttttgtctctgaCAAAAACACCAACAAAGGGGAGTGGAACTTAATCATTTCCTTAAGTTGGGGAATCGTCAAGGGGCTCCCCGCACCTCGACAATTCCACACCAGAGCTCTCATTTAAGCTTGGGAGCCCCATTAAGGGAGGGCTCCACCACCTCAGTAGTCATGATCAGGTCCATAGCCATTTCAGTCATCCTAACCTTTTTTCCCCTTCCCAACCCCCTCTGTCCTTCCTCCTTTTCCCCTATACTCACTCCCTGcttcctttttcccttctctAGCTCTTCCTTAATGTTAGTCCTATTGCCAAGGGGCTTCTTCTTACTTACCTCTTTCACCAGTCTCCTCCATGTTTTATTTGCTCTTTGAAATCCTGCACTATTCCCCCTCGCCTTAGCTGTACTCTTGCTTCCTTCCCTCGCAGCCAAGATGTAGTCCTGATCTTGCACAGGCACCTCTCTCAACCCACTCTCAACCTCTCTTTTGTCTCCCTCATCAATCCACATCACGTCTGTATGACTACTACCCCTACCAGCCTCCCGCTCCTCCACCTTCGGAGGATACTCTTCCTCTCTAACTTCCCTATCTCTCAGCAATTGCCCCCCTACACTAGATTCCTCCTTGCTCCCTCCCTCCCCCCCTTGCTTCCCCTCCCCTAAGCTCTCTGTAAACTGTTCCTGACCTCCCTCCTGTCGCTCCATACTATTACCCCCTGAATATCCAGACTGCCCCTTATCTCTATGAAATTCCTTTGTATAGGTCAGCACCAAATTGTGACAGTTCCCCGTCTCCCCCTTTGTACTTTGCTCACCAGCTCCCTCACACTCTTGATCCCTATGCTCCTCCGCATTTCTGGATTGCCTCCTAGGGCTCCTTGGGTAACTGGCACGCATCCAATTACCATACTGGCTTTCCTTATCAATGTTGATCCCTTTCTTACTACAATTTCTTTCATTATGGCCTATCAAACCACAACAGAAACAAAAGTCTGGACACTTTTCGTACTTGAAATCTAGCCATCTTCGTTCCCCACTACTGCTAACCATAATACCTCTTGGTAGTGGCATTGTTAGCTCCACTTCAGCAAGTACTTTGAGATGTTTCCCATCCTTCCCTCCCCCCTGAGGGACAATAACCTCTCTAACCCCCGCAAAAATACCACCAATCTTCCTACCAACCTCCTTAGTAGCCCAATGCAAGGGGATGTTCCAGATCTGAACCCAAACCAGCGATCTGCTGAACGCCAATTCTTTTTCCTCTATTCCTGCTTTCCACTCCACCAAAACAAGTGGTTGACCATCATATATCCATGGTCGTCTACCTAACACCAGCTCAATGTCCTTCCTGCTACCAAACACAAATTGAAACATATTAGCTCTGATCTCAGTAATTCTAACATTTCGTAATTGAGGCCACATACTATGTGCGAAGCTCCTAATGCCCATAATATTGGCTTGTTTTTCCCCCCACACTTTCCCTATTAAACTCAGCTCACATTCCTTGATTCCTCGTTCCAGTTCCCCCTCTTCCAAACAGATACCAGTCCTCTCCTCCTCTGACaaggtaaacctccgcagcacTTCCTCAATATGATCCATCTCCTGCGATTCCACCGACTATACTACCTCAAATCCCAGACTGCTATAGTACCAATCCAGCCCGAGATCAGCAATCCAGACTGTTATTCCGAGCACCGTACACCTCCTCCTAACCAAACGGGAAATCCACCAGACTCCGGAACTCAGCAAAGAACCCTGATCCTGCAAAACAAACACACACAGACCAACCTAGCAGACGATCtacgacaaaaaaaaattttttttttgttttttttgttttttttgtttttttttttttattttcctactGCAGAACTATAACTACTAAAAATTGTTTTTCCTAACACAGATCTAAGGCTTtcctaaaaaagaaagatttttGGACAAGTAACTTGAAGGGGATCTCTGTATTTTGAATATGGAAagaaggacaaaaaaaaaaaaaattcctaatAGCGATCTCACCCACGAAGGGGGATTTCTCTCTCTAAGATGGAGAGAAAAAACCTCTCATAGAGAGAGAAGTGACACCGATTCTTTTCCTGCTTGCTCCTTCAGACAAGAAATTATCAATGGAAGCATTCTCAgctttatcattttatttattttatgacTCTGACAACAATATACTTAGAAGCTCGTTTATAGTTTACATATGGCTTCTGCCCAACGCAAGTGACCCTCAATTGTAGACTTGAAAATCGAATTTTAGACTTTCCACACGGAGGATTTGGGATTAGGATTGTAAATAAATGTTTTTATTCAGTCCACAAAAGTTGCAGTTAATGTACTCATTTGACCTCCATCAAACCATTAGGACCATAGCTGCAAAAGATGTATAAATCCACTTCACTAACATAGCTAACTAGTTTGGATGAGTGGATAAACAAATGGAGAGTCCAAATcctaaaaggaagaaagaaagaagaaagtttGAGAGtccaacaaaaaagaaaatatcttaaCTACCCATTTAAGATGAGAGAAGAGAGAAGGGGAATTCGAAACTACAACTTCTAATTTTTGGAGCCACTATCAGTTAAATTGGGTAAATGAACATGTGAAAAAAAGCCTTTCAATCCAACGGTTTGATTAATGTTAATGGAATACCAATTGGCCTAGTTACCTTCAATCTCATCTCAATATGACCTTGACTCCTTGGGTGGAAGCAAAGACTTTTCCACGAACCAATCCTCAAGTTAGGCGTGTTTGTGTGGAAATTGACTCAAGTCAGTCACTCGGTTGTTAATGACTGTGTGAAACTGCTGTTGTTGATTGGTACTCCTTTTTGCTGTCCCGTTTCTATCTTTTATTTCTGGTCATCAGAGCAAATGGTGATGCCAGAAACCAAATAGGAGTGGTAATTGGCAGAGGGCAGTGCATTTCTCAGCAACAATTAGCTCATTataatcaaccaaaagaaaaaaaaaaaaaaagatggatcGAAGCTTATGCCTCTGCCTACTGATTTGCCTGTTCTTGCAGTGCCCATTCAGTTATTCTTGGAAGAGTCTAACATTTCTTGATCTTGGTTCCAACTTACTGCAGGGACCATTACCTGCTTCTCTCTGCAACTTAGAAAAGCTGCAATATCTTCTCCTGTCTGACAACAAACTGACCGGAACAATACCTCACTGTTTCGGGAACATCAGCACACAGCTCACGGTGTTGGACTTGCGGAGAAACGACTTTCATGGGATGATTCCAACAACGTTTCCAGAGCGCAATGAGCTCAGGAATCTTGGTCTCAACGGCAATCAACTAGAAGGGCCCCTGCCACGATCTTTGATCAACTGCAAGAGCTTGGAAGTTCTCGACGTTGGACAAAACCATATAACTGGTCCATTCCCTGACTGGCTCGGAACTCTTCCAGAGCTACGTGTTCTGATTTTGAAATTGAATAGATTGCAAGGTCCAATTGGAAATTCATCGAATAAATCATCATTCCAGAAGCTCAAGATCTTGGACATATCTTACAATAATTTCACCGGCTATGTACCTGCCAAGATGCTTGAAAATTTTCGGGCTATGAAGAAGAATGGCAGCGAAACGTCACAACGTCAATACATGGGAGATGGCTCATACTATCTAGATTCCGTGACTGTAATCATGAAAGGGCTAGAATACCAAGTAAAGCGGATCCTCACGGTTTTCACAACCATCGATTTGTCTGGAAACCAATTCGAAGGAAACATTCCGAAATCCATTGGGGATCTCAATTCTCTCGTGGTATTCAACTTGTCCCACAATAACTTCAATGGTTTGATTCCACAAACACTGGGGGACTTGTCTGAACTTGAATCACTAGACCTTTCTTATAACCAACTGGAGGGAAGGATTCCCCCTGAGGTTTGCaatctgcattttcttgaagcCTTGGACCTTTCCCAGAATCATCTGGTGGGACCAATTCCTTCAGGTGGGCACTTCAATACCTTTCCTAATTCTTCATTTACTGGGAACCCCGGATTGTGTGATTTTCCGCTTAAAGATTGTGGAGAAGTTGATGGACCGCAACCATCTCCCTGGCGGGTATCTCATCACGGAGATTTGTTAGATCTTACGAGTGGATTTACATGGAAACCAGTGGTCTTAGGATATTGTTTTGGAATGATCCTTGGAGTGGCCATTGGATTCCTAATGTTCTCTACTCGAACCCCAAGATTGTTCGTTGCTATGGTTGAAGATGTATGCAAACGATCGAAAAGGCCAAGAAGAGTTCTGTACGTCCCTTTGGCTCAAGGTTTGAGTAAACGATCGAAAAGACCTCAGATGACGTGAAAAATGGATCGACTAGCTGAATGGTACTGTATTAGTTTGATCGTTCatatgtatgtttacttgcaaTATTGTGCTTTAAGAACTGTACTGTATTTCTTCATCGGAGCATTTTTCTTTGTTCTCTAATGATTTCAGGCTATCGTTGAATTAAATGAGTTAATTGTTGCCTTCCTTTTCGTTTAGTCTAAGATTCATTTAATGATGATGGACGACTGAGTGAAATTGGATATGTTATGATTTTGAAAAATCTCGTTGCTTTCATTAGAAAGATGTGTTTTAATTTAATTTCGACTGAGTGAAATTGGATATGTTATGATTTTGAAAAATCTCGTTGCTTTCATTAGAAAGATgtgttttaatttaattttttttatcttttgaataattttaacTACTTTTTTATTTAACACATTGTGTACACTTATAGAAACATTTTaactatctttttatttcacatatataaaaaaaaaaattctattgtGTTCTTTAATAAACTAAACAAGACTTGTAATCAAGCTATAGAATATTCTCTTTCTTTGCGCAATAGGAGGTGGTTTTCATTTCACATAATCACATCacatataaaagtaaataacaaaacagaaaaatactACCGTGCTTTTTAACAAACTTTCTATTTCAATGTTAAGTTTTTAAGgtgtttatttaaaattttattgtgacttactaaagttatttttaaaaagATATTGATTTTTGTCTAAAACATCCAAAACACCTCCATTTGGATTggccattttttgaaaaataaaattatcatATATAATGTTacaataatacacaaaaaaaaaaaaaaagcaacctcaaaaacaccaaaaatacaaaagaaaaaaaaaacctcaaaagTAATCTTATCtacagtaaaaatttttcacttacattattacaataaaatatttcaaaaacaccttcCAAAAACAGTTAATCCAAACGGAACAGCCCTTACTCCTCCCGCACCAGTGGCAGCATTCACCACCCACCATTGCTATTCACATTCGTTACCCATAGCtaatttaattcttttaattatttttttaaaactcaTGAATATTTTAAAGTGTTACTATAAATGgtgttttatcaaaattttgccTTTTTAAAACATCTCTAAAACATGAGCGCCGAACAGACCCTGAAACTGCGTCTTGTGGTTAAGCTAAAGAGCATCCTCTTTCTCTGGACAGAAAGAGGTCGGGGGGCTTAATGGAATATGTTCTCTCTCATTTTCATGCACTCATGCCCATGGGCAGGAGTTGACCCGAGtcaactttttgtttaataaaccAAATTGGATAATTCAAAGTGCTTTACGAGCTTGACACGTTCATGAAAGGCCTTGGCTGATGTGTTTATTCCTGAGGATTAAACTTCTTGAATTGTTCGATGACAGCTGCTTTACTGTTTTTCACCGCAGGTTTAGCATACAAAAACTCGAACCGGGCGGGAGGCTAGCAGCACCCTTTTCAAAGTCCTCCGCCGAGCGCGCGTGGTTGCTTTTACCACATTGAAATGTTTCCGGAAGTCATTTATTTTGATTTCAAGTTGGAGATATATGCTTCACTGACGGGGCAAAATATTCTCTTTTAGGGTCATGTGAACTCACATTCAAAGCTTGGAAGACAGAAAGAAACACGAATTTTAAGACCCACAAGAAGTTTAAGGCTAGGAATGAATCAGACTTTAAATACGATATGGCTGTATTGTATGTGCTACCAACAGATTCAAAGCTACAACACTAGCTGTTCTTTTCCTACCCTTCAAATTGACTCCAATAATTATGAGATGTGTCTCATTCTTCCTTCAGCATTTTCGTTTATGCAGTCAAAAACTTGCTCGATCTGTGttggcacaaaaaaaaaaaagaaaagaaaatgcacaGTGAAAGCAATCTTAACGCATATGAAAATATAcaggaagagaagagaaggaGAATAAATACGCAAATAAATACTCAATAGTTTACTAACCCAAAATTCAACAGTAACAAATATCAAGTCGTAACCTTTCACTCACGACAAATCATAAATCTTAACTAtgaaatttttttctcaaatccaCTTTCAAGACTGACTCAACTCAACTCTTTAAACCTACAATTTCTCAACTCTTTCTTCAAGGAAACAATAAGACACTAGTAGTATTTATAGATTGCTaaactttcaaaacaaacacAATTATAAATTGAAACTTACTTGGAATAGATTTAAAATTTCTTAAACTAATATGGAAACTAAACAAATATGCCACCAAAACAAGAAactagaagaattaggaaattGCCATTTTCTGCCAGAAAATTGTGTCactttccgtgatcacattttcctattacATTTTTCccttacatacatcaaatcactacaatatattttttcatgaaaaatgatggaaaatgcaattcaaacggGAAAAATGCAAAATATTTTGGTATAATTTCCTTCAATCTGTCGATGGCCTCtcaatttttcttgaaaaagttacTCTGGACTAGGGGTGagcatcgaattcgaattcggtaattcggtagGTTGAAATCGGTAATTTTCGGTAAATGGTGCTGGAAATATTCGACCTAATTCGCATTCGAATTAGGAAatatcgaattcgaattcaatccgaattgaattcggtaAATGAAAATTGACCGAATTAACCGAATTGCTGGGAGGATAAACTCCCAGCTCCTTCACCAAGCTTTCGTACACAATCATGAAGAAATCAATCTCCTGCTTGGTTCTTTTGTCCTTGGCCTGCATTGCCTCCTTTGCCAACACCTCTGACGGACAATCCGATGGCTGTGAAATATATGACATCACTCATCCCATAAAGAATAATATGCCAACTTTGGAAGCTCAGAAGGTGCGAATGATGTGATAAAAGAATTTGAAGGGCAAGTTACCCTCACTGGTACCATCACCATGGGTACTCATCTTGGCACCCATGTTGATGCCCCTGCACACATTTTCCCGGGCAGCATTTTTCAGCAATGGTGGAGGGTTGTTCAGCAATGGTAGAGGCTCAGTCAGAACGAGAAACGGAGAAAGAGTACTAGGGGTGAGCTTTGAGCTTTCTGTAGTTGAGGAGAGGAGAAGACTGAGGAGAATGAGCAGAGGAGAAACTCAGAAACAGCTTAGGGCCTGAGGCTTAGACTACAGTGGGCGGCGCTGCGGCAGTGCAAAGGAACGAGAGGAAGAGGGGACGAAGAGGAGAACAAATGCTAGTTTACGGCACTGAGTCTGAAAATCTGAAATTGGAACAATATCCAGacataataatattatttcCTATGTAACTTAATTCGGAATTTCGAAATTGAAAACGGTAATAATTTACCGTTTTACCGAAATCAATTCGAATTCAGTAAATTCGAAATCAAAAACTATAAAACCATTT is drawn from Coffea arabica cultivar ET-39 chromosome 1c, Coffea Arabica ET-39 HiFi, whole genome shotgun sequence and contains these coding sequences:
- the LOC113742297 gene encoding receptor-like protein 33; the encoded protein is MDRSLCLCLLICLFLQCPFSYSWKSLTFLDLGSNLLQGPLPASLCNLEKLQYLLLSDNKLTGTIPHCFGNISTQLTVLDLRRNDFHGMIPTTFPERNELRNLGLNGNQLEGPLPRSLINCKSLEVLDVGQNHITGPFPDWLGTLPELRVLILKLNRLQGPIGNSSNKSSFQKLKILDISYNNFTGYVPAKMLENFRAMKKNGSETSQRQYMGDGSYYLDSVTVIMKGLEYQVKRILTVFTTIDLSGNQFEGNIPKSIGDLNSLVVFNLSHNNFNGLIPQTLGDLSELESLDLSYNQLEGRIPPEVCNLHFLEALDLSQNHLVGPIPSGGHFNTFPNSSFTGNPGLCDFPLKDCGEVDGPQPSPWRVSHHGDLLDLTSGFTWKPVVLGYCFGMILGVAIGFLMFSTRTPRLFVAMVEDVCKRSKRPRRVLYVPLAQGLSKRSKRPQMT